The genomic window AGCAATTAGTCGAACATTACCCAAACTCCGTGGCGATTTCGGCTAAGAACCATACCGGGCTGGATCAGCTTGCCGACGAGATTATGCGTCAATTCGCAGACCGTTCCCAGCGTTACCGCTTAAAAATCCCGATCGGTGATGCCCACGCTATCGCTGAAGTCCGCAGCAAATTGCCCATCCTCCATGAGAGATATACGAATAAGAATGCCTTTATCGAAGCCATTATTCCCGAACCCCTCCATCACCGTTTCGCTCATTTTATCGTCCAAGACAAAGAATAATCTTTGGGGACTTCCTAAATCATCATCAGGGCGAGAGCACTCTAAAATAACTCTGGCTCTTTCTCGGTGACAGGATTCAGAAAGGGTTCGAACTTTTTGTAGAGTTCATCGAGTTTAGAGAGGTAGTAATCAATATTTTCATCGCGGGCTTCGGGATTCCATTCAGCCGCGAGCTTGGCCGCTTCAAAGACTTTGACCTTCTTGGTTTTACCGGTGATGTAATAGGAGACTTGGTCACCGGGTTGCAAATTGCGCCCGCTCTTGAGGGCGAGCTCATAGGCGGCGGCACGGTTACGGGCGCTGCCTGAGATTTTCTCCTGATATTTAACGAGGGAATCTTGAAGGGTGTCCGTTTTCATGAATATCTCGACGGGCCATTTCCCGGACGTCAGATTATTCCGGTATTCCTCAAGCAATTTGCTCACTTTAGCCGGTTGGGAGTGGAGCAGGGCGGAGACGGTTTCCTCCATAAAAGTCCGTTGGAATTTCTCGAGACCACGGGACTTCATCGAGGCCCCTTTAATCACGATGGAGTCGTCTTGTTTAAGTAGGGCATAGTTTTTCGCCTTGTAGCTGAACATAGCCTCGTAACGTTCATCAAACTCCACAGTGATCCCGGGAGGCAGGATTTTTTGGATATCGTCTTCCAGTTTCTCAGCCCCGTCGGCGGGTGGGACAAAATAAATACCGTCCGTATCCAGTTCGATTAATTTAGCCCCCCGGTCTTTGAGCCAATTCATCATCTCGGTAATAATCTCCCGGCCTTTGGCGGTGACTTCACTGGCAGCGGTGAAATCGGCAAAGTGGGCTTGCTCGAAACCGAGGTAACCGTAGAAGGAATTGATCAGGATTTTAAACGTTTGTTGGAGGGCTTGATAATGATCTTTTTCCGCTTTGGTTTCTGCATTTTGCGCCAGTTTCTTTGAGTTTAGGCGGAATTCCCGGAGGTCGATTAACATTTTTTTGAATATGCCCAGTGTATCTTTTTTCGGGACGTAATCAAAAGCCAGCATGACGGAGGGATACAGACTTGCGACGTCACAATGCCAGACATTTCGAGCGACTCCCTCGAAAAATATGTCGGTGTATCCACCAGGAAATCCCCGGGCCTCGGGTTCAAAAGGAATCGCTTTTTTAGCCTCAAAATATTCCCGGAGGAAAAGCGAATCGATCTTGGTGGCGTTCCCGCGGATAATCACATTCTGGAAATGGTAGGGGAAAATCTGGGCTTGGATAAAATAGCTCTGGCTCAGTAACCCTGAAATCGCACGGGTTTCCCTCACATCGTCGAGGGCATAAGCCTTTGCTTTTTCAGGATCATCCTTGAATGTCTGGGCGATTTTTGCGCCGTCGATATAGGTGCGGTCTTTGGAGGCAAATCCGAAATGTTTGGCGACTTCCTTCAAGGAAAAGCTTTCCAGCTCACGTGTACCGACATCATAAAAGAGGACAAGGATATAAGTGTCGATGATGTGCCGGCCATAAATTTCGAACTTAGGATAATTCAGTGTGCGCTCGGCAATCTGTAGGCGGGAGGCGCGTGAGGATAGTGCACTGCCATCGCGGCCCCATTCGAGTTTGACTTTATGCCGTTTGGCCCGGGCTTGGATGTATGGTAGGTCAAAACGGAAGATGTTATGACCTTCAATAATGTCAGGGTCTTTATCCTTGATGATTTTGTTGAGCCGTTGGAGCAATTTGCTTTCGTCCCCGTCAGTCAAGACCTCTTCCCAACCATGGTTATCCGAGACAGCGATAGCCAGAATGCGGTCATCCTCCTTTTGGGCGTTGGAGAATTCCTCCCCCGTGCTATTGGTCTCGATATCGAGCTGCATCCGGTGGAGACCCTCATAGAGCATCCCCTTAAAAAAGGTTTTCCCAGTGGCGAGGAGGAATTGGTGGATCGGGTCATTCAGTGCGAGGCAAGGGGCCTTTTGGGAGGTGAGCGATTTGCGCGCGTCCGAGTAGGTTTTCCAGTCAGGGAATGTCGCCAGGGTCGTGTAGGCGTATTCACCGCTAAAACTTTCCGTGTCGGCTTTCCCGGGGAATTTCCCCAAGGCACCATCGACGGTCCAGAGGAAGGGGGTGAATTCCACCTTGCGGCTTGAGAGGGTTTTACCATGCCGGGTGAATATCTCCATTTCGTAGTCGCTGGCTTGTTCGACAGCGACGATGGCCTCCTCGGGATCTCGCCCGAAGAGCAATTTGTTCTGGGAAAAGGGGGAATCGTTTTTCACAAGGGTTACTTAACCTTATCAATTCATGATCGGCAAGATTTCAAAAATGAAGATAATGAAAGTTGCGACTTGAGATTATCGGATGGGGGGAGTATGAGCTATCTAACATTTTTTACTTATGCCTATTGATTTCAGCAAAAAAAAGGCCGGACTCCTTGTACCGGTATTCGCCCTGAGAAGAACCGATGATCTGGGGATCGGGGACACTCAGGCAGTCAAAGAGACCATTGATTTTTGTAAGGGGGTAGGGGTAGGTGTCCTACAGTTGCTACCTATCAATGAGACAGGCGGGGATAATAGCCCTTACAATGCTGTCAGTGCCTTGGCTCTCGACCCCGTTTATATCACGATGACACCGGAACAAGTCCCCGGACTTGATCCTGCTCATCTCGCGCAAATTGCGACCCCGGATGTACTTGGACGGGTTCGTCCTGGCCCGGTGAATTATAGTTTGGTCAAACCCCTAAAACGCAAATTGCTCGAAGCGGCTTATGAAGGGTTTCTTTCCGGGGGCGACAATCAATCGCGCAAGGCATTTGATACTTTCAAAAATGAGCACAAGGATTGGTTAGGGGATTATTCACTCTTCAGCCTTTTATTGGAAATCTATCAGGGTGATGCGCGTTGGCCCCAGTGGCACTTGAATCACGTGTGCAGTTCTGCGACTCGGAAATGGATCGCTGCGAACAAGGATAAAGCGGCTCTAGAAAAGAGGGCTGACTTTTTTGCCTATGTCCAGTGGGTCGCATTCACGCAATGGCTTGAAATCCGAGCTTACGCCGATAAAAACGGGGTTCAGCTCATGGGCGATATTCCTTTTGGCGTGAGCCGATACAGTGCCGATGTCTGGGGGAACCCAAAGATATTTGATCTCGATTGGTCAGGCGGAGCTCCTCCCGAGACATTCTTTAAATGTGATCCTTTCACCGAAAAATGGGGCCAGAACTGGGGAATCCCCCTCTACCACTGGAAAGAAAATGAAGCCGAGGATTTTGCTTGGTGGAAAAAGAGGGTTCGCCTGACCTGTAAGGTCTTCAATCTTTTCCGGATCGACCATGTGCTCGGATTCTTCCGGATATACTCTTTCCCTTGGACACCTGAAAAGAATGGGGAATTTATGAATCTTACACTTGAGCAGGCGAAGGAGAAAACGGGCGGTCTCCTCCCCGGATTCCTTCAATATCCTGATGAACCTGTGGATTTGGCAGTGAAAAACTCCATTCAGGGATATCGTTTGCTCGATAAGATAAAACAATTTGCTGCGGAAGAAGGGGTTGTCGCCGAGGATCTCGGGGTGGTGCCATCCTATGTGAAACCGATTTTAGAGGAGCTCGCTATTCCCGGTTTTACCATTCCGATTTTCGTGAGGGATGAGGAGACTCGTGAATTCCTTTCTCCATCCGATTACCCGGAGAAAACGCTGATTACCTTTGCCACCCATGATCATCCCCCGATGGCTTCTTATTATGCCGACATTGTGGCGCGTTGGAAAGGCCCCGGCGGACATGAGGCTTGGCTAGATATAGAACGCCTGATGAGACTCCTTGGCTTGGCACTCGGGAGGCAAGGACAACCTCCCGCCGAGTTTAATCCCCTCATCCACGAAGCTATGATGAAGCTCATTTTGGATAATCATTGTTGGCTCGCGGTCTTTATGATTACCGATTTACTCGGGAATACCCAGAGGTTTAATGAACCCGGTTTGTCCGCGGATTCAAACTGGAGCCAGCGTCTGGATTTCAGCCTCGGCGAACTCAAAGCCCACCCGACCTATTCCGCAGTCGTAGAGCAATTTGCGCTGATGGTAAAAGCCAGTGGACGCGCGGGTTAAAAAAAAAGAACTCTCCCTAACGATAGATTTGGGAGGTTCCCCATGGTAGTAAAATGATGAAGGGAACCATCTCGGGACTAAAAGGTTACCACTCGATAATGGTACAGCCCCAAGTCAGTCCACCGCCGAAGGCGACCATAAGGATCAGGTCGCCGGATTTGAGGCGGCCTTCCTCGACAGCTTCATGGAGGGCGATACCGATAGAAGCGGCGGAGGTATTTCCGTATTTATGGACATTGACTATAAGACGGTGGTCGGTAACACCCAGACGCTGGGCGACGGCATCGATAATACGGTTGTTGGCTTGGTGGGGAATAACCATGGCGAGGTCGGAAGCTTTGAGCCCAGCCTTTTCAAGGGTATCCACAGCCACTTGGCTCATGGAGGTGACAGCTTGTTTAAAGGTCTCCTTGCCATTCATCTTGATGTAATGTTGGCGGGAGTCGACGAGCTCCTGAGAGATGGGCATTTTGCATCCGCCGCCAGGGATATTGAGGATATCATGGTATCCCCCATCAGCAGCAAGGGTGGTTTTAATCACGCCACGTTTGCCTTTTTTGGCAGGTTGCATGACGATAGCGGCGGCCCCATCACCGAAGAGGACGCAGGTATTACGGTCAGTCCAGTCCAGCAAGGAGGTGAGTTTGTCCGCACCAATGACCAGAACGTTATTATAAGTGCCGGTAGCAATAAAATTCCGGGCTGTCTCTATGCCGTAGATGAAACCAGCACAGGCTGCCTGGAGATCGAAAACAGCCGCATTTTTTGCGCCGATTTTATGCTGGATCCAGCAAGCAGTGGACGGGAATACGGTGTCAGGAGTGACTGTTGCGCAAATAATCAGGTCGATATCCCCCGGTTCGAGCCCGGCATTTTTTATGGCCATGAGGGAAGCTTTTGACGCCATGTCTGAGGTCATCTCGTCTTTGTGCGCAATCCGGCGTTCTTTAATTCCCGTGCGGGTCGTTATCCATTCATCCGTGGTCTCGACGATTTTGGTCAGATCGTGGTTAGTTAAAACCTTTTCAGGGACGTAAAAGCCTGTTCCTACAATTTGGGCGGAACGAATATTTTGGTGCAACATATTCTCTGCTGACATATGACAAATAGTCTAACGAAGCGCGTCAGCAGGGAAAGATTTATTTTGAGAGACCTCTTTTAAAACCCGGATCACGTGGTCATTGAAATGGTGCTGCACAAAGTCTCCTGCACGGTGGATGGTTGTCTGGATAGCCCGGGGCGAAGCTGAGCCATGCGCTTTTAAGCACAGACCATTGATGCCTAAGAGTACCGCGCAACCGAATTCATCCGGATCAGCCCCTTTTTTCAGGTCAGCGAAGGAACCTTTCATCAGGAGTGCCCCGATTTTGCGGATGAGACTTTTTTTGACGGATTTTTTAATCCAGTAACCCACAGCACGGAAAGTGTCTTCAGCTGTTTTGAGGATCGTATTTCCCGTAAGGGCATCGGTGATCAAAACATCAAATTTATCGGAGAAAATCTCGTGCCCGTCGAAATTCCCGCAGAAATTCAACCCGCTGGTTTTTAAAAGCTGGTGGGTGGCGATAATTAAATCATTCCCCTTATTCTCCTCGGTGCCGATCGAGTAAAGACCGATGCGAGGATTTTTAATGCCGAATACTTTTTCAGCATAGAGGGAGCCCATGTAAGCATATTGGAGCATATGTTCAGGCTTCGGATCAATATTGGCCCCGGCATCCATCAGGATAAAACGGCTATCCCGCCCGGGCATGAGGCAGGCCAGACCGGGACGGTCGACACCTTCTAGTGTACGGAGTTTAAGGTGGGATATACTAAAGTATGCCCCGGTATTCCCAGCAGAAATCACAATATCCGCTTTGCCGTCATTCACGAGGCTAACGGCTTTAGAGAGGGAGGAATCTTTTTTGCGGCGGACGGCAATAATCGCATCCTCATCCATTTCCACAACTTGTGAAGCATGGACAATTTGCACCCGTGAATCATTCGACATACGGTGCTTTTCGAGTTCCGATTTAATCCGGGACTCGTCGCCGACCAAAAAGAGGGTTTTTATACGGGCATCAGAGCGCAGCGCAAGGGCTGCTCCCTCGATAATATTTTGTGGGGCGTGGTCTCCGCCCATGGCATCCAATGATACTCTCATATAAGAAATGGCTTAACAAAAAATGCCGCTTCCTTTTCACAGGTAAGCGGCAAAATCTTTTAGATTTGAATTTCTATCGAATTATTTCGCCGCTTCCACAGTGATCACCTGACGGCCTTTGTAAAGACCAGTCGCCGGGTTGATCCGATGAGGAATGAAGCTAGTGCCTGATTCTTTGTCGAAAGCGAGTTGACCAGCTTTCCAGCGCTTTGCGGCGCGGCGTGAACGGAGGCGTGATAGTGATGTTTTGCGTTTTGGTGTACCCATAAACTGTACCTTTCTTATTATTCTTCAGGATTTTTTAATTGATCTAAGACTCCCCATACATCCGCAGGGGATTTCTCGTCCGGAAATTCATTATTCTCACCGATGTCAGTATCTGCTTGGCGCACCGACTCGAAAGGGTAGGAGTATGGGCATAAACCTTTGGAAGTCAAGGGGCACTTTGGGATAATTGGCAAACGGAGCAGGATTTCTTCCCGTATCTCCTCTGTCAGGTCTATCTCATCCCCTTGGATATCCACTGTCACGGCAAAGTTTTTGAGGTGCAGTTTAACCGGAAAATATTCAGAACACCGTCCACAAATGGCCCGGATACTGGCTGTAATACTCCCGGTGGCGGTGACAATCTCGGTCGCTTTTAAGAGGAATAGACGGTATTGAATCGCCTCTTTTGCGTCAACTAGTTTATCATCAACGCTTAAGATCGATCCTGGCAACTCGCCCTCGAACTCTTTTCCATCATCGGGAATGTCTGTTATAAATAT from Verrucomicrobiota bacterium includes these protein-coding regions:
- a CDS encoding DNA polymerase domain-containing protein, with amino-acid sequence MKNDSPFSQNKLLFGRDPEEAIVAVEQASDYEMEIFTRHGKTLSSRKVEFTPFLWTVDGALGKFPGKADTESFSGEYAYTTLATFPDWKTYSDARKSLTSQKAPCLALNDPIHQFLLATGKTFFKGMLYEGLHRMQLDIETNSTGEEFSNAQKEDDRILAIAVSDNHGWEEVLTDGDESKLLQRLNKIIKDKDPDIIEGHNIFRFDLPYIQARAKRHKVKLEWGRDGSALSSRASRLQIAERTLNYPKFEIYGRHIIDTYILVLFYDVGTRELESFSLKEVAKHFGFASKDRTYIDGAKIAQTFKDDPEKAKAYALDDVRETRAISGLLSQSYFIQAQIFPYHFQNVIIRGNATKIDSLFLREYFEAKKAIPFEPEARGFPGGYTDIFFEGVARNVWHCDVASLYPSVMLAFDYVPKKDTLGIFKKMLIDLREFRLNSKKLAQNAETKAEKDHYQALQQTFKILINSFYGYLGFEQAHFADFTAASEVTAKGREIITEMMNWLKDRGAKLIELDTDGIYFVPPADGAEKLEDDIQKILPPGITVEFDERYEAMFSYKAKNYALLKQDDSIVIKGASMKSRGLEKFQRTFMEETVSALLHSQPAKVSKLLEEYRNNLTSGKWPVEIFMKTDTLQDSLVKYQEKISGSARNRAAAYELALKSGRNLQPGDQVSYYITGKTKKVKVFEAAKLAAEWNPEARDENIDYYLSKLDELYKKFEPFLNPVTEKEPELF
- a CDS encoding beta-ketoacyl-ACP synthase III, giving the protein MSAENMLHQNIRSAQIVGTGFYVPEKVLTNHDLTKIVETTDEWITTRTGIKERRIAHKDEMTSDMASKASLMAIKNAGLEPGDIDLIICATVTPDTVFPSTACWIQHKIGAKNAAVFDLQAACAGFIYGIETARNFIATGTYNNVLVIGADKLTSLLDWTDRNTCVLFGDGAAAIVMQPAKKGKRGVIKTTLAADGGYHDILNIPGGGCKMPISQELVDSRQHYIKMNGKETFKQAVTSMSQVAVDTLEKAGLKASDLAMVIPHQANNRIIDAVAQRLGVTDHRLIVNVHKYGNTSAASIGIALHEAVEEGRLKSGDLILMVAFGGGLTWGCTIIEW
- the plsX gene encoding phosphate acyltransferase PlsX; translation: MRVSLDAMGGDHAPQNIIEGAALALRSDARIKTLFLVGDESRIKSELEKHRMSNDSRVQIVHASQVVEMDEDAIIAVRRKKDSSLSKAVSLVNDGKADIVISAGNTGAYFSISHLKLRTLEGVDRPGLACLMPGRDSRFILMDAGANIDPKPEHMLQYAYMGSLYAEKVFGIKNPRIGLYSIGTEENKGNDLIIATHQLLKTSGLNFCGNFDGHEIFSDKFDVLITDALTGNTILKTAEDTFRAVGYWIKKSVKKSLIRKIGALLMKGSFADLKKGADPDEFGCAVLLGINGLCLKAHGSASPRAIQTTIHRAGDFVQHHFNDHVIRVLKEVSQNKSFPADALR
- a CDS encoding 4-alpha-glucanotransferase — translated: MPIDFSKKKAGLLVPVFALRRTDDLGIGDTQAVKETIDFCKGVGVGVLQLLPINETGGDNSPYNAVSALALDPVYITMTPEQVPGLDPAHLAQIATPDVLGRVRPGPVNYSLVKPLKRKLLEAAYEGFLSGGDNQSRKAFDTFKNEHKDWLGDYSLFSLLLEIYQGDARWPQWHLNHVCSSATRKWIAANKDKAALEKRADFFAYVQWVAFTQWLEIRAYADKNGVQLMGDIPFGVSRYSADVWGNPKIFDLDWSGGAPPETFFKCDPFTEKWGQNWGIPLYHWKENEAEDFAWWKKRVRLTCKVFNLFRIDHVLGFFRIYSFPWTPEKNGEFMNLTLEQAKEKTGGLLPGFLQYPDEPVDLAVKNSIQGYRLLDKIKQFAAEEGVVAEDLGVVPSYVKPILEELAIPGFTIPIFVRDEETREFLSPSDYPEKTLITFATHDHPPMASYYADIVARWKGPGGHEAWLDIERLMRLLGLALGRQGQPPAEFNPLIHEAMMKLILDNHCWLAVFMITDLLGNTQRFNEPGLSADSNWSQRLDFSLGELKAHPTYSAVVEQFALMVKASGRAG
- the rpmF gene encoding 50S ribosomal protein L32, with product MGTPKRKTSLSRLRSRRAAKRWKAGQLAFDKESGTSFIPHRINPATGLYKGRQVITVEAAK
- a CDS encoding DUF177 domain-containing protein, producing MKIFITDIPDDGKEFEGELPGSILSVDDKLVDAKEAIQYRLFLLKATEIVTATGSITASIRAICGRCSEYFPVKLHLKNFAVTVDIQGDEIDLTEEIREEILLRLPIIPKCPLTSKGLCPYSYPFESVRQADTDIGENNEFPDEKSPADVWGVLDQLKNPEE